One Mycolicibacterium doricum genomic window, CTGGTGGCCGAATGCGCGCGGTTGAACCGCGCGGGCCTCACCACGTGTTCGGACATGGCGTTCGATCCGGTGTTCCGCCCCATCCTCGACCAGCTGCGCGATGAACTGACTATCCGGTTGCGCGCGTACGAGGTCTCCAACCCGCAGATGACCACTGACGCGCATCCGGGCGACGGCGACGACATGGTGCGCCAGGTCGGCATCAAGATCTGGGTCGACGGGTCACCCTGGATCGGCAACATCGACCTGACCTTCCCCTACCTCGACACCGCGGCCACCCGAACGATCGGGGTGGTGCCGGGCTCGTGCGGGCACGCCAACTACACCCGCGAGCAACTGCGCGAGATCGTCGGCGCCTACTTCCCGCTGGGCTGGCAGATGGCTTGCCATGTTCAAGGCGACGCGGGGGTCGACACGATCCTCGACGTCTACGAGGAGGTGCTCGAGGCTCATCCCCGAACCGATCACCGCCTGCGCCTAGAACACGTCGGCGCGATCACCGACGAACAGTTGAAGCGAGCGCACGCCCTCGGTGTGACTTGCAGCATCTTCGTCGACCAGATCCACTACTGGGGCGACGTCATCGTGGACGGGCTTTTCGGCCCGGAACGCGGGAACCGGTGGATGCCGTGCGGATCGGCCGTCGCGACCGGCATGCGGATCTCGCTGCACAACGATCCACCGGTCACCCCGGAGGAGCCGCTGCGCAACATCAGCGTCGCGGTGACCCGCAGGGCGCCGAGCGGACGGGTCCTCGGGCCTGAGCAACGGTTGACCGTCGACCAGGCGATCCGCGCCCAGACCCTCGACGCCGCGTGGCAGTTGTTCGCCGACGACGTGATCGGTTCGATCGAGCTGGGCAAGTACGGCGATCTGGTGGTGCTGTCGGCCGATCCGCGCAGTGTGCCGCCGGAGGACATCGCCGAACTCGACGTCCTGGCCACCTATCTGGCGGGCCGCCGTGTCTACGCCGAACAACTCTGACAACTGCCAGTGTCGTATGAAACCGGCGAGACTGGCGGCGTGCACCCCACCCTCGACGACCTCTTGGACCGCCTGCACGTCGTCGCCCTGCCCATGCGGGTGCGTTTCCGGGGCATCATGGTCCGTGAACTGGCGTTGATCGAGGGGCCGGCCGGGTGGGGGGAGTTCGGGCCGTTCATCGAATACGCACCGCCGGAGGCGTCGACGTGGCTGGCGGCCGCGATGGAGGCGGCTTACGCGGCGCCGCCCGCGGTTCGGCGCGACCGGATCCCGATCAACGCGACGGTGCCCGCGGTGAGCGCCGCGCACGTGCCCGAGGTGCTGGCGCGCTTCGCGGGCGCGCGGACGGCCAAGGTCAAGGTCGCCGAACCGGGGCAGACGCTGGCCGACGACGTCGACCGGGTCAACGCCGTGCGGGCCACGGTGCCGACGGTGCGCGTGGACGCCAACGGCGGCTGGACCGTCGAAGAGGCGGTGGCCGCGGCGGCGGCGTTGACCGCCGACGGACCGCTCGAGTACCTCGAACAGCCGTGCCGGACAGTGCCGGAACTCGCCGAATTACGCTCGCGCATCGACGTTCCCGTCGCG contains:
- a CDS encoding amidohydrolase, coding for MATADLVLTGTVLTVNDAQPAAEALAVAGGRIVAVGDRSGIERWIGPDTEVVDVGAGCVLPGLVEAHGHPLMEAVALSGRMVDIRPVTMTSADEVVAAVRTEVAGRGRQGSYLNGWDPLLQKGLPDPTLTWLDGLAPDSPLVIVHNSGHKAFFNSVAAERAGLHRDIPDPKGARFGRDPNGELDGTAEETAAVFPLLAGVIAPSDYPSKLVAECARLNRAGLTTCSDMAFDPVFRPILDQLRDELTIRLRAYEVSNPQMTTDAHPGDGDDMVRQVGIKIWVDGSPWIGNIDLTFPYLDTAATRTIGVVPGSCGHANYTREQLREIVGAYFPLGWQMACHVQGDAGVDTILDVYEEVLEAHPRTDHRLRLEHVGAITDEQLKRAHALGVTCSIFVDQIHYWGDVIVDGLFGPERGNRWMPCGSAVATGMRISLHNDPPVTPEEPLRNISVAVTRRAPSGRVLGPEQRLTVDQAIRAQTLDAAWQLFADDVIGSIELGKYGDLVVLSADPRSVPPEDIAELDVLATYLAGRRVYAEQL
- a CDS encoding o-succinylbenzoate synthase; protein product: MHPTLDDLLDRLHVVALPMRVRFRGIMVRELALIEGPAGWGEFGPFIEYAPPEASTWLAAAMEAAYAAPPAVRRDRIPINATVPAVSAAHVPEVLARFAGARTAKVKVAEPGQTLADDVDRVNAVRATVPTVRVDANGGWTVEEAVAAAAALTADGPLEYLEQPCRTVPELAELRSRIDVPVAADESIRKANDPLHVVRAQAADVAVLKVAPLGGVRPLLDIAAQIEIPIVVSSALDSAVGISHGLRAAAALPRLQYACGLGTGGLFVEDVAAPLIPVDGHLPVAVVVPDPDRLTALAAGPERRQWWIDRVAECLQVLEP